One candidate division KSB1 bacterium DNA segment encodes these proteins:
- a CDS encoding porin family protein — translation MKKFFLFPALVLMVAFPLYSQVAVNVFTGLSYSAFEDQEESASAIPLGVAVGYAAMPNLEVGGEVNLALPGYGFESEFWGMKMTSTFKQNLVGIFGRYYLGKGNLKPFVKGGLGMYFGDAEVELSYEGEKHKETIDVNSALGFNLGAGVMLKKGFYAEFNYNIVSRKASDSESGEESDSFGMNTWAVQLGYRFKL, via the coding sequence ATGAAAAAGTTCTTTTTGTTTCCGGCGCTTGTTCTGATGGTTGCCTTTCCGCTTTATTCGCAGGTTGCGGTCAATGTGTTTACCGGCTTGAGCTACTCGGCCTTTGAGGATCAGGAAGAATCGGCTTCGGCGATTCCTCTCGGGGTTGCGGTCGGTTATGCGGCCATGCCCAACCTCGAAGTGGGCGGCGAGGTCAATCTGGCGCTGCCGGGTTACGGCTTTGAAAGCGAATTCTGGGGCATGAAAATGACCTCGACCTTTAAGCAGAACCTGGTCGGAATTTTCGGACGCTATTATTTGGGTAAGGGCAACCTCAAACCCTTTGTCAAAGGCGGGCTGGGTATGTATTTCGGCGATGCCGAGGTTGAACTCAGCTATGAAGGAGAAAAGCATAAAGAAACCATAGATGTTAACAGCGCCTTGGGATTTAATCTCGGTGCAGGCGTGATGCTTAAGAAAGGTTTTTACGCTGAATTCAACTATAACATCGTTTCCCGCAAAGCCTCGGACAGCGAGTCGGGCGAAGAAAGCGATTCCTTCGGCATGAACACCTGGGCGGTGCAGCTCGGGTATCGATTCAAGCTGTAA
- a CDS encoding YCF48-related protein — protein sequence MRCRADCEFPLCRVQFFDAQIGSIAGRHDRLHLTTNGGETWTEQLQAALSEDVLQDIQFFDRREGYAVGSSGLVLHTQDSGKTWKRETPVPLNCSWSDVHFVDPSCAWAVETHGRVGRYFDPALDPTRVSERETQEAAGLFGEPLQMRNPVRGAATLIYSLPHPAAVHLEIYDLLGRRVRALESGIKGAGTYSILWNLEDDLAHRVPAGTYLCCLRLDGRPFVKKLTVIK from the coding sequence ATCCGATGCCGCGCGGACTGCGAGTTCCCGCTTTGCCGAGTCCAATTTTTCGATGCGCAAATCGGCTCGATTGCCGGAAGGCATGACCGGCTGCATCTGACGACGAACGGCGGCGAAACGTGGACTGAACAGTTGCAGGCCGCCCTTTCGGAAGACGTGCTGCAGGACATCCAATTTTTCGACCGCCGTGAGGGATATGCCGTCGGCTCGTCAGGTCTTGTGCTTCATACGCAGGATTCCGGCAAAACATGGAAGCGGGAGACCCCCGTGCCGTTAAATTGTTCTTGGTCCGATGTCCATTTCGTTGATCCATCCTGCGCTTGGGCGGTCGAAACGCACGGCCGTGTCGGCCGGTATTTCGATCCGGCCTTAGATCCTACGAGAGTATCCGAGCGAGAAACGCAGGAAGCAGCGGGCCTTTTCGGCGAGCCGCTGCAGATGCGTAATCCTGTCCGGGGTGCGGCCACGCTGATTTACTCGCTTCCGCATCCCGCAGCGGTTCATTTGGAAATCTATGACCTGTTGGGACGGCGAGTAAGGGCACTGGAATCCGGTATAAAAGGTGCGGGGACCTATTCAATTCTATGGAATCTCGAAGACGACCTTGCGCATCGAGTTCCTGCAGGCACCTACCTCTGCTGCCTGCGCCTTGACGGCAGACCTTTTGTCAAGAAACTGACGGTCATCAAATAA
- a CDS encoding alpha-amylase family glycosyl hydrolase, producing the protein MKRFAIPLFLFLPCSMGLGQILTWSPYFVTVEDTITIIYDATQGNAGLVGAAEVYAHTGVITSQSVSPSDWKHVKTQWGQNTPATRMTPLGNDRWRIRFHIRSYYGIAPNETVLQLAFVFRSADAKQEGKTEDGGDIFLPLAKPGLDLALLSPFDSTGFVRLGDSLQIRLVAKEAQEIELLQDGRLKAQTAEDSLVYTFLGSEVGKYRFTAKAHGNGEKVVSFTCLVYHPEPIDLPADARDGITDLGDRIRFVLFAPHHSFVYLIGDFNDWQAEPDYFMQPTPDGQRYWLELDNLQSGAEYGYQFWVDGRRRIADPYAEKILDPMHDSGISRSTFADLKPYPHGRTSGIVSVLQPGKAGFAWQTTAFQRPPAEQLVIYELLVRDFTQEHSFAGVIEKLDYLQNLGVNAIELMPVNEFEGNSSWGYNPSFHFAVDKYYGPAEDLKRLVDEAHARGIAVILDMVLNHCYGQSPLVKLYLGRQHLNPWLNPVSPNPVYAWGYDFNHESPATQAYVDRVLAYWLSDYHVDGFRFDFSKGFTNTPGDGWAYDGRRIALLKRLAENVRLIDPDVYLILEHFTDNREEKELAAAGFLLWGNLNAPFNEATMGWHDGGKSDFSSGLYTRRGWDAPRLVGYMESHDEERLMVKNLLYGNRSGSYNVRQLRTALQRVEAAAAFLLLMPGPKMIWQFGELGYDVSIDANGRTGEKPIRWNYFDVPERRALYDAYASFIRLKKRPEMINPAVKSSFAASFKWMSLTSDSLNVALAANFDVIPLEKSMPLAKSGKWYDLNGDSLTIRNTDTLFAFSPGQYRLLLDRKIFRTNPSGIAGPKDTAQMQLQAESRPNPFNSETVIRFDLPGDAEVRVTIFDARGRTVKMLHHGPLPSGMHLLVWDGRTENDTAAASGVYFCRIEAAQTTKCIKLICIK; encoded by the coding sequence GCGTGATCACGAGTCAAAGCGTGTCGCCCTCGGATTGGAAACATGTCAAGACGCAATGGGGACAAAACACCCCTGCTACTCGAATGACGCCGCTCGGCAACGATCGCTGGCGCATCCGGTTTCACATCCGCAGCTATTACGGCATCGCGCCGAACGAAACCGTGCTGCAGCTGGCCTTTGTCTTTCGCAGCGCCGACGCCAAGCAGGAGGGCAAAACGGAAGACGGCGGCGACATCTTTTTGCCGCTGGCCAAGCCGGGTCTCGATCTGGCTCTGCTTTCGCCCTTTGATTCGACCGGCTTTGTGCGCCTCGGCGACTCGCTGCAAATTCGGCTCGTCGCAAAAGAAGCGCAAGAAATCGAGCTGCTGCAGGACGGCCGGCTCAAGGCGCAGACAGCGGAAGATTCGTTAGTTTACACCTTCCTCGGCTCGGAGGTCGGGAAATACCGTTTTACGGCGAAGGCTCACGGCAATGGGGAAAAAGTCGTGTCCTTTACCTGCCTGGTCTACCATCCTGAACCGATCGATCTGCCGGCAGACGCCCGTGACGGCATCACCGACCTGGGCGACCGCATCCGGTTCGTTTTATTTGCCCCCCACCATTCGTTTGTCTATCTCATCGGCGATTTCAACGACTGGCAGGCCGAGCCCGACTACTTTATGCAGCCGACGCCCGACGGTCAAAGGTATTGGCTTGAACTGGACAATCTGCAATCCGGCGCTGAATACGGCTACCAGTTTTGGGTAGACGGACGCCGGCGCATCGCCGACCCGTACGCCGAAAAAATCCTCGATCCCATGCACGACTCCGGCATCAGCCGCAGCACCTTTGCTGACCTGAAGCCCTATCCGCACGGCAGGACGAGCGGCATCGTCTCGGTCCTGCAGCCGGGGAAAGCGGGCTTTGCTTGGCAAACGACCGCTTTCCAACGCCCGCCGGCCGAGCAGCTGGTCATTTACGAGCTGCTGGTGCGCGATTTTACGCAAGAACACAGTTTCGCCGGCGTCATCGAAAAATTGGACTATCTGCAGAATCTCGGCGTGAATGCGATCGAGCTCATGCCGGTCAACGAGTTCGAGGGCAACAGCAGCTGGGGCTACAATCCTTCTTTTCACTTTGCCGTCGACAAATATTACGGACCGGCGGAAGACCTCAAGCGCTTGGTCGACGAGGCGCATGCCCGCGGCATCGCCGTGATCCTCGATATGGTGCTCAATCACTGTTACGGCCAGTCGCCGCTGGTCAAGCTCTATTTAGGGCGACAGCACCTCAATCCCTGGCTCAACCCGGTTTCCCCTAATCCGGTCTACGCCTGGGGTTACGATTTCAACCACGAGTCGCCGGCCACGCAGGCCTATGTCGATCGGGTGTTGGCCTATTGGCTGAGCGACTATCACGTCGACGGCTTTCGCTTCGATTTCAGCAAGGGCTTTACCAACACGCCGGGGGACGGCTGGGCTTACGACGGCCGACGGATCGCGCTGCTGAAACGGCTGGCAGAAAACGTCCGCCTGATCGACCCGGACGTCTATTTGATCCTCGAACACTTTACCGACAACCGCGAAGAAAAAGAGCTGGCGGCGGCCGGGTTTCTGCTGTGGGGGAATCTCAACGCGCCGTTCAATGAGGCCACCATGGGCTGGCACGACGGCGGAAAATCCGATTTTTCCTCAGGACTCTATACCCGGCGCGGTTGGGATGCGCCGCGGCTGGTGGGCTATATGGAAAGTCACGACGAAGAGCGTCTGATGGTGAAAAACCTCCTCTACGGCAACCGCAGCGGCAGCTACAACGTCCGCCAACTCAGGACGGCGCTGCAGCGCGTCGAGGCGGCGGCGGCCTTTCTGCTGCTGATGCCGGGCCCCAAGATGATCTGGCAGTTCGGCGAACTGGGATATGACGTCAGCATCGACGCCAACGGCCGCACCGGCGAAAAGCCGATCCGCTGGAACTATTTCGACGTGCCCGAACGCCGCGCCCTTTACGATGCCTACGCATCCTTTATCCGGCTGAAAAAACGGCCGGAAATGATCAACCCGGCGGTCAAGTCGTCCTTCGCCGCCTCGTTCAAATGGATGAGCCTGACAAGCGACTCGCTCAACGTCGCCTTGGCCGCCAATTTCGATGTGATCCCGTTGGAGAAATCCATGCCGCTTGCCAAAAGCGGAAAATGGTACGACCTGAACGGCGACAGCCTGACCATCCGCAACACCGATACGCTTTTTGCCTTTTCCCCCGGTCAATATCGGTTGCTCCTCGACCGCAAAATCTTTCGAACAAATCCGTCCGGTATCGCCGGCCCCAAAGACACTGCCCAAATGCAGTTGCAGGCGGAAAGCCGCCCCAATCCGTTCAACAGCGAAACCGTCATCCGATTCGATCTGCCCGGCGACGCCGAGGTCAGGGTGACGATTTTCGATGCCCGCGGGCGCACGGTCAAAATGCTGCACCACGGCCCTCTGCCGTCCGGAATGCACCTGCTGGTTTGGGACGGCCGAACCGAAAACGATACGGCGGCGGCAAGCGGCGTCTATTTTTGCCGAATCGAGGCCGCGCAGACAACCAAGTGCATAAAATTGATTTGCATAAAATAA